One genomic segment of Bos javanicus breed banteng chromosome 23, ARS-OSU_banteng_1.0, whole genome shotgun sequence includes these proteins:
- the APOM gene encoding apolipoprotein M isoform X1: MFHHIWAALLYLCGILLNSIYQCPEHSQLTTEGVDGKEFPEPHLGQWYFIAGAAPTKEELATFDPVDNIIFNMAVGSAPMQLQLRATIRTKNGLCVPRKWIYHLSDGSTDLRTEGRPDMKTKLFSSACPGGIMLKETGQGYQRFLLYNRSPHPPEKCVEEFQSLTSCLDFKAFLLTPRNQDACELSSN; this comes from the exons ATGTTCCACCACATTTGGGCAGCTCTTCTCTACCTCTGTGGCATTCTCCTTAACTCCATCTACCAGTGCCCTGAGCACAGCCAACTGACAACTGAAGGAGTGGATGGGAAAGAG TTCCCAGAGCCCCACCTGGGCCAGTGGTACTTTATCGCAGGGGCAGCTCCCACCAAGGAGGAGTTGGCGACTTTTGACCCTGTGGACAACATTATCTTCAACATGGCTGTGGGCTCTGCCCCCATGCAGCTCCAGCTTCGAGCGACCATCCGCAC GAAAAACGGGCTTTGCGTGCCCCGGAAATGGATCTACCACCTGTCTGATGGGAGCACAGATCTCAGAACCGAAG GCCGCCCTGACATGAAGACCAAgctcttctccagtgcatgcccAGGTGGAATCATGCTGAAAGAGACAGGCCAGGGTTACCAGCGCTTCCTCCTCTACA ATCGCTCACCCCACCCTCCTGAGAAGTGTGTGGAGGAATTCCAGTCCCTGACCTCCTGCCTGGACTTTAAGGCCTTCTTACTGACTCCCAGGAATCAAG
- the APOM gene encoding apolipoprotein M isoform X2 has translation MAVGSAPMQLQLRATIRTKNGLCVPRKWIYHLSDGSTDLRTEGRPDMKTKLFSSACPGGIMLKETGQGYQRFLLYNRSPHPPEKCVEEFQSLTSCLDFKAFLLTPRNQDACELSSN, from the exons ATGGCTGTGGGCTCTGCCCCCATGCAGCTCCAGCTTCGAGCGACCATCCGCAC GAAAAACGGGCTTTGCGTGCCCCGGAAATGGATCTACCACCTGTCTGATGGGAGCACAGATCTCAGAACCGAAG GCCGCCCTGACATGAAGACCAAgctcttctccagtgcatgcccAGGTGGAATCATGCTGAAAGAGACAGGCCAGGGTTACCAGCGCTTCCTCCTCTACA ATCGCTCACCCCACCCTCCTGAGAAGTGTGTGGAGGAATTCCAGTCCCTGACCTCCTGCCTGGACTTTAAGGCCTTCTTACTGACTCCCAGGAATCAAG